From Punica granatum isolate Tunisia-2019 chromosome 1, ASM765513v2, whole genome shotgun sequence:
AGAGAGTGATAATAGAATTATCACAAACCAAAGAAATTTTACCCTCCGTATGAATCGAGGGAAACGGAGGGAAAGGGAAGGGAGGGAAACGAGCATTAGCCACGAGTTCACCTCCCCTCTTTTTACCCTCCGTTTCCCTCAAACAAAGCATTAGAGAACTCAATTAAATGTGAACTCTGCAAACAAAAGCTAACACAATCTAAGACAGAAAAATGATGGCAAGATGAAAAGAGAACAAACCAGGAAAGGTTGGAAACAAGTTTCAGTGGATGAAAAATGGTTTAGAACGAAAAATCGAAAAGGCACAAAAGATTGAAGACAACTAACTTTTGCCCTATATTACAGTGAATCAGAAAACAGGAAAAAACTGAAAAGTGGGAAATTTTCCATGTTTTCAGTTGTCTGCTTCTGAATATGGACTAGTAGCCATGAGATTTAAAACCAGCAAGCATTAATGCATATCATCAATCAAAAAATTCGGAAAAAGTATCCATGTAAAATACAAAGTCTTTAAATTAGGAAGACTAACCTTAACTCTTCCATCTAGCTGCCCATCTAGTGCAATAAACTGAGCAACATGCGATCCAAACCCTCCTATTGATCCTTCCTCAACAGTCACTAGGAAGTCATGGTTTTTGCACAGCTCCCTCAGAAGCCCAATGTCGAGTGGCTTGCAGAATCTTGCATCCGCGACGGTCACCTCAATCCCGAGCGTTAAGAGGAGGGTCCTTGCCTTTAGGCAGTTATGGACCATCGACCCGTACCCAAGCAAAGCAACATCTTTACCCTCAGCAAGAATTCTCCCTTTGCCTATCTGCTCTGCAGAGAAGGCCCAGTCAATTTGTAGTGCACAGGGAGGTTATAGTGGTCACCCAAAATCAAATAACTTTTTGGTAAATGGTGACTATTTTGTCCttagcaaaataaataactgAATTTCCTGCTCATATGAATTTGTTATGCAGGTGTACGCTCAGAGCTGATTTTTGCTATGCTCAAGTCAGAACTTCACCCACAAAATCTGAGTCCCAAGCCTTATTATGTACCTATTCAATCTTGAGCTCTGGGTGGGTAGGCATTTGTAGGCTCAAACCAGGCTGGAGGTCAACTAACCTCAACTTAATTTCCTGTTAGCCACTAAATGAGGCCAAGTTCAAACTCGGGTAAAGCTCAAGATCAGTCTCTTACGGCTCCAGAGCAAGGTTTTTATTTAACTCGAAAAATGGGATTATACTGGAACTTTTGgaattaaataatgaaaattgataataTGGGTGAAGCTCGAATGGATACTGTAGTCTCTTGAGCCATGTATTGCGGAGCTATTGCTCAGCCTAATTGACTAAGATAGTCCATGATCAAGTTAACTTTGAGCTGTCATCAACTCAATCCAATTAAATCGGGTGTAGTTTGCCTCAGTTGGAAGTAGGTAAGcaggaaaagaaagggaagTTGCATTTCAGTTAAATGCTTTGCATTGTATATCTTGAAGAAAGATTCATGAATTAGTAGTTTAGTACCTCAATGGGTATCCCCACGCTTATAAAATTGTCTACTCGAGAGATTGCACCTCTTGGGTACCTAAAGCAAATGGGCCGATCATTGACTTGAGCTGCAGTTGACACCATGTCCACTAGCTCGTTCACATCAGAAGGTGCCATCACGATCATGTTAGGCAGACATGACATGAATGTTATGTCAAATGGCCCACATTGGACTGGGCCATTTGAGCCCACCAATCCCGCGCTTGTTATCACGAAACGTACAGGGATTCTCTGCCGATCCACATCGTGAACAACCTAAGGAAATGAAAGgttgatataaaaattttgattttaccaaaaagggaaaaatatacaaaaataaatatgagaGGATCATCATGTCTTATATAGGTGGGAATGTAGTTTCAATTTTTGGTGTTTagtaatgaaaaattttatatccAGTGTTCTATGGGAAGATGGAAAACTTGCTGGAAATATGTATAgtaggaaaaagaaagggacTTCAGATTCCTGATGCTAAGGGAAATCAGGCTACGACCAGGCCGGGCTCAGCCTCTTGAGGTGAATTTTTCCTCAAGCATGCCCTTTAAGGCTGCTAGACATGAGGAAGGCTTGCTCAGGGGCAAGGATTTTCTCAGAATTTGCAGGGAAACTCAGTGGAACTTCCGTAACTAAACAATATTTGGGTGGAAACACAGTACCGCAACCCAGTTCTCAGCTTTACTCAAGGATGTCTGCCTATTGAAATTCTTAATACATGATTCtcagggggggggggggggtggggggagagagagagaacctgGTCATAAGCTCTCTGAAGAAATGAAGATGGGATCATGCAAAATGGTTTCAAACCTCCACAGGACAGACCGGCAGAAAATGTCACTGCATGCTGTTCTGCCATTCCTACATCAAAGAACCTTTCAGGCAATTTTTCCTGAAAGAGCTGAAAACATGGGTCCATCTCCATCCCGGCATGAACCATCACGATATCCCTATCTCCATCTGCTTCAATTAGCAATGACTCTACAAAGCAATCGGAGTATGTTCTGGGAAGAATTTCATGTGCGCGTTGATCTGGATTCATCGAACCTAGAGAGTAGAGACCAGTGATGGTTCATCAGTTAACTCATCATTATGTTTGGTCAAAGGGCCATTAGTTCTTGATCTGGTGTTCTTCCTAGAGAGATAAGTAGTGAAACGTGAGTATTCTGGTAATCTTTAGCAGGAGAAACTTCCATGGAGAACAAACAAGATTAATATAAGAACCAGATAAAAACATCAGAACAGCTTGGACATGGATATATGGGTTGGAAAAGTCCCTCGGGTTCATTGGTCAAACCCTGATTCCATACCATTATagtcaaaaatataaaagatgtACTGGTCAGTGCTAAAAGACAGGTTTGCATCAACAAGCGAACTGTTCAACCAGTTTGGTCCAATTCAGGACCAGAGACAGGTGAGGCTTCCAGTCGAAATGGATCAGATCTGGCCAAACTGAACAGTCCGATCCAGCTCTGGTAGTtaaaacatttttcttttttatacgGCAAGAAACTCCTTAGGAAGCTAACTGGACATATGAGCACCCTAGAGGCGCATAAAACAAAGTAAAGCTGAGCCTTTTCATGAGGATGAGGTCCATGTTGGTGCCAACTTCACATTGAACACTCTAGCCAAACAATTAGAAATAGTAAaaagattaaatttattattggaTAAGTAACAAGTTCAATTTAGGTAATGCCACATTCACATAAATCATTGTTCAAAGTCCTAGTGAAGATCCGATACCTTCTGAATTCATGTCCATTTTCTCATTCTGTTGGCCATGATGGTCTGCTTCCCGATTTTCTTCAGTTATtacgtgaaccaaaaccgggCCCGTTGAGTTCAATGACGCCACTTCTTGCAAAACACAGACCAAGTCCTCAGTATTGTGCCCATCAACAGGACCAATATAGTACAAGCCAAGCTCTTCAAAGAGAGTTGATCCCAGTGGGCCGATCAAACCTCTAGCAAACTCATCAACTTTGGCTGCCCATTCATGCATACCCCTGCCAATTCTTTTTGTAACACCCTagaaaaaaggaaggagaATGTCTCAATCAGGTCAcagaaattattttctttctttctttttccattaaaaGAGTAATTACAGCTTCTTAAATGATGATCAACCGCGATCCAACTAAGCCCAGTAATCTTTTATTCAGGTCAATGCTTGCAATTTCAATTCTGGCCAAAAAACTTGCTATTTTAAGACCTTCAGATTTCTGAGGAGTGAATAGGTCCAACCTGCCTCAATATATCATCCTAGAGAATGTCGACACCATTTCACGTATATATAAGGAATTATGTGCAATAAATCAAGTTATTTTAGAGGTAAAAGGGCATCTCATTTGATTAACTCCTCCCAAACATGTTTCCCAAGAGCAAACAAAGGAGGAGAAATACAGGTATCTTTAACCTTCAAGTATTTTCTGCTCTAACAACATGAAAGAGTTAACCATGGGAGCAAACCTTGGCAACTTCTCGAAACTTTCGGAATGATTTGCTTGACTGGAGTTTGCTCAGTGTGCTCGAGAGAGCACTGATTGAAGTCTTAAGGCCACCTTCAAATTTCGGATATAGAGAGAGGCGACTATCATTTAAGATGACAATCATGTCTGAGTCCATGTATCCAGCATTGCTCATAGCTTCATAGACCTGTCCAGCCATTGTGGTCCCATTGCTTATGACCGTAACTATGCGCTCGCGCTTCCCCTTCATGTCCCGTGCTATTGCCATGCCTAAATGGGAAAGAATGGACAATTAGAACTACCCCTGATAAATTTCTAAACATTTCCTAACTTCTTTGATCAAACCATTGCAGCAGATATATTCACAAATGAAAACCTTTATAGCCAAGTTTTGGTAGGAAgtaatggaaaagaaagaaataaagtcACCATTTTTAAAATGAACCCATTTGACACGGTTATTTAATACCAAAATGCTCCGATTCTTTCATACCAAATTGTCCTGGCCAATTGCTTTTAATCTATGGTCCTTATTCATAAAGTGTGTAATCATAAAAAGGGACGAGGAATACAGATGTTAGAGAGTAATAAGGGAGTACAAATAGTAGCGTTAGTTCAATACCGTTAGTTGATTCTGCTTAGGAACAAGGCAATAGATCTGACCGATATGAACAGCAATGAGTGGTCTCCACTATAGGACATGACTCAAATGAACCGCATTCCTACCCCTTGGAAGTTCTGAATACCTGAACAGGGATACATTACCCCCTGTCTAGTCATTACTCGCTTACCTTAGGGCTATAAGTATCTTGAGTCATACCCTCTGAACAGATTTTTCTCCAACACTCTTATAACAGATTCTACCGattttttccctctctctaGGGACTATCTCACACAtcgaatctctctctctctgaaatCCTCCTTAAGCATCGACTAATCCTTTTCGCCATGGTCTCCCCTTCTCTCGTCACTGGAATCCACTGTAACTGCCCGACTTCCACCAGTGAGGACAGTCCTCATCAGTTACTTAtccaaaataatattaaattataaaaaaaagaaaaagaagaagaagaagaagaagaagaagaagaagaagaagaagaagaagaagaagaagggagaaGAGGGAGACAGCACCAGAACTTAATACTAGGGAGTAAAATTCAATTTCGCACGTTAGTAAGATTGAATTAAGATATGCTCATGAACGTTGAAGATTGAACATGACCAGAAAAATGCTTGCAAAGTCCAAAAGTTATGCCTTCAAAGTTCCTCTTATCTTTGACTATACCGACACCATTCTTATAGAATGCGCAGCATGAAATGGGAGAAATACTACCGAGTCCAGCAGATATGCTGTTACACCCATGCCCTGCCCCAAAAGGATCAAATTCACTTTCGGACCGATTTGTGAAGCCAGAAAGTTCATCCTTTTGCTTTAATGTATGCATCAGAGATCGCCTCCCTGTGAGAATTTTGTGTGCATAGGCCTGTACAATGGAATGATACCATTTTGATCAATAAAGAATTACATTGTACTGACGAAAGCCGGAAGGACAGTGCAAACTCATATAAATCTAGATAAAACAAAAACAGATATCATTTGAATGACAATATCCAAACATTTTCTGTAGCACGCTAACATCTTCATACCAATGATTGCTCCAAAAGGTCAATATctaaaaacaagaaaaatctAAACTCTGGTCATTTTTAGTATAAGCTGGACTAGATTCAAAAGGGCTCTCCCAACATTCCTCTGCCTTTTCCAGTCAACCATGGATATGGCACAAGGACAAGGAGGAGAGATATACTAGCTAAGTGAAAATCCTCACTACATAAAGGAAAAACAAGCCAATTTGGCACTACTGTTTCTCCCAAGCCCATCGTTTAGTTCCTGCAGCCACTCACATGGGCTTCAGTAAGAGGCCAAACTACAATTTATTTGGATTTATCCGATAGCAAAATCAGTTCAGCAAGAAAACTTTTTTcaacaaaaagaaacaaagaggGATGGAAGAAATTATTTCTTTACCTGTTCTCCAACATCCCACATAATCTTATCAGCAGGAGCATGAAAAACATGATGTATGGCCACGGTCAACTCAACAGCTGCTAAGCTTGCCTTTGATTGTTTTTGTGTTTTCTTAAATATGGACAATAGATCCAATCGAATTTCCTTAGCCAACTGTTTCAGTTCCTGGAAGAACAAATTATGAGTTAGAAGCGACCTTTTGGGC
This genomic window contains:
- the LOC116214084 gene encoding probable 1-deoxy-D-xylulose-5-phosphate synthase, chloroplastic isoform X1, giving the protein MGAAPAQCAYGISAHCGKLEPPSFCISSTVEIGTAKVCTSPALSIPSKKFATRICCTANDNDSFCEKAPTPILDMVESPIQLKNLSLKELKQLAKEIRLDLLSIFKKTQKQSKASLAAVELTVAIHHVFHAPADKIMWDVGEQAYAHKILTGRRSLMHTLKQKDELSGFTNRSESEFDPFGAGHGCNSISAGLGMAIARDMKGKRERIVTVISNGTTMAGQVYEAMSNAGYMDSDMIVILNDSRLSLYPKFEGGLKTSISALSSTLSKLQSSKSFRKFREVAKGVTKRIGRGMHEWAAKVDEFARGLIGPLGSTLFEELGLYYIGPVDGHNTEDLVCVLQEVASLNSTGPVLVHVITEENREADHHGQQNEKMDMNSEGSMNPDQRAHEILPRTYSDCFVESLLIEADGDRDIVMVHAGMEMDPCFQLFQEKLPERFFDVGMAEQHAVTFSAGLSCGGLKPFCMIPSSFLQRAYDQVVHDVDRQRIPVRFVITSAGLVGSNGPVQCGPFDITFMSCLPNMIVMAPSDVNELVDMVSTAAQVNDRPICFRYPRGAISRVDNFISVGIPIEIGKGRILAEGKDVALLGYGSMVHNCLKARTLLLTLGIEVTVADARFCKPLDIGLLRELCKNHDFLVTVEEGSIGGFGSHVAQFIALDGQLDGRVKWRPIVLPDNYIEHTSSAEQLTLAGLTGHHIAATALSLLGRTKEALLLMT
- the LOC116214084 gene encoding probable 1-deoxy-D-xylulose-5-phosphate synthase, chloroplastic isoform X2 → MGAAPAQCAYGISAHCGKLEPPSFCISSTVEIGTAKVCTSPALSIPSKKFATRICCTANDNDSFCEKAPTPILDMVESPIQLKNLSLKELKQLAKEIRLDLLSIFKKTQKQSKASLAAVELTVAIHHVFHAPADKIMWDVGEQAYAHKILTGRRSLMHTLKQKDELSGFTNRSESEFDPFGAGHGCNSISAGLGMAIARDMKGKRERIVTVISNGTTMAGQVYEAMSNAGYMDSDMIVILNDSRLSLYPKFEGGLKTSISALSSTLSKLQSSKSFRKFREVAKGVTKRIGRGMHEWAAKVDEFARGLIGPLGSTLFEELGLYYIGPVDGHNTEDLVCVLQEVASLNSTGPVLVHVITEENREADHHGQQNEKMDMNSEGSMNPDQRAHEILPRTYSDCFVESLLIEADGDRDIVMVHAGMEMDPCFQLFQEKLPERFFDVGMAEQHAVTFSAGLSCGGLKPFCMIPSSFLQRAYDQIGKGRILAEGKDVALLGYGSMVHNCLKARTLLLTLGIEVTVADARFCKPLDIGLLRELCKNHDFLVTVEEGSIGGFGSHVAQFIALDGQLDGRVKWRPIVLPDNYIEHTSSAEQLTLAGLTGHHIAATALSLLGRTKEALLLMT
- the LOC116214084 gene encoding probable 1-deoxy-D-xylulose-5-phosphate synthase, chloroplastic isoform X3 yields the protein MGAAPAQCAYGISAHCGKLEPPSFCISSTVEIGTAKVCTSPALSIPSKKFATRICCTANDNDSFCEKAPTPILDMVESPIQLKNLSLKELKQLAKEIRLDLLSIFKKTQKQSKASLAAVELTVAIHHVFHAPADKIMWDVGEQAYAHKILTGRRSLMHTLKQKDELSGFTNRSESEFDPFGAGHGCNSISAGLGMAIARDMKGKRERIVTVISNGTTMAGQVYEAMSNAGYMDSDMIVILNDSRLSLYPKFEGGLKTSISALSSTLSKLQSSKSFRKFREVAKGVTKRIGRGMHEWAAKVDEFARGLIGPLGSTLFEELGLYYIGPVDGHNTEDLVCVLQEVASLNSTGPVLVHVITEENREADHHGQQNEKMDMNSEGSMNPDQRAHEILPRTYSDCFVESLLIEADGDRDIVMVHAGMEMDPCFQLFQEKLPERFFDVGMAEQHAVTFSAGLSCGGLKPFCMIPSSFLQRAYDQVVHDVDRQRIPVRFVITSAGLVGSNGPVQCGPFDITFMSCLPNMIVMAPSDVNELVDMVSTAAQVNDRPICFRYPRGAISRVDNFISVGIPIESR